A section of the Marmota flaviventris isolate mMarFla1 chromosome 19, mMarFla1.hap1, whole genome shotgun sequence genome encodes:
- the Nme3 gene encoding nucleoside diphosphate kinase 3 isoform X2 yields MLRPARSGPAAAMICLVLTIFANLFPAACSGVHERTFLAVKPDGVQRRLVGEIVRRFERKGFKLVALKLVQASEELLCEHYAELRGRPFYGRLVKYMSSGPVVAMVWQGLDVVRASRALIGATDPMNAQPGTIRGDFCVEECNPR; encoded by the exons ATGCTCCGCCCCGCCCGGTCCGGTCCTGCCGCCGCCATGATCTGCCTGGTGCTGACCATCTTCGCTAACCTCTTCCCGGCGG CCTGCAGCGGCGTGCACGAGCGCACCTTCCTGGCCGTGAAACCTGACGGTGTGCAGCGGCGGCTGGTGGGCGAGATCGTGCGGCGTTTCGAAAGGAAGGGCTTCAAGCTGGTGGCGCTGAAGCTGGTGCAG GCCTCCGAGGAGCTGCTGTGTGAGCACTACGCGGAGCTGCGCGGGCGCCCCTTCTATGGCCGCCTGGTCAAGTACATGAGCTCCGGGCCCGTGGTGGCCATG GTGTGGCAGGGCCTGGACGTCGTGCGCGCCTCACGGGCACTCATCGGCGCCACGGACCCAATGAACGCCCAGCCTGGCACCATTCGCGGGGACTTCTGCGTGGAG GAATGTAATCCACGGTAG
- the Nme3 gene encoding nucleoside diphosphate kinase 3 isoform X1 codes for MLRPARSGPAAAMICLVLTIFANLFPAACSGVHERTFLAVKPDGVQRRLVGEIVRRFERKGFKLVALKLVQASEELLCEHYAELRGRPFYGRLVKYMSSGPVVAMVWQGLDVVRASRALIGATDPMNAQPGTIRGDFCVEVGKNVIHGSDSVESARREIALWFRSDELLCWEDSVGHWLYE; via the exons ATGCTCCGCCCCGCCCGGTCCGGTCCTGCCGCCGCCATGATCTGCCTGGTGCTGACCATCTTCGCTAACCTCTTCCCGGCGG CCTGCAGCGGCGTGCACGAGCGCACCTTCCTGGCCGTGAAACCTGACGGTGTGCAGCGGCGGCTGGTGGGCGAGATCGTGCGGCGTTTCGAAAGGAAGGGCTTCAAGCTGGTGGCGCTGAAGCTGGTGCAG GCCTCCGAGGAGCTGCTGTGTGAGCACTACGCGGAGCTGCGCGGGCGCCCCTTCTATGGCCGCCTGGTCAAGTACATGAGCTCCGGGCCCGTGGTGGCCATG GTGTGGCAGGGCCTGGACGTCGTGCGCGCCTCACGGGCACTCATCGGCGCCACGGACCCAATGAACGCCCAGCCTGGCACCATTCGCGGGGACTTCTGCGTGGAGGTCGGCAA GAATGTAATCCACGGTAGCGACTCGGTGGAGAGCGCCCGCCGCGAGATCGCCCTCTGGTTCCGGTCGGATGAGCTCCTCTGTTGGGAGGACAGTGTCGGGCACTGGCTGTACGAGTAG
- the Spsb3 gene encoding SPRY domain-containing SOCS box protein 3 isoform X3, with amino-acid sequence MQRGGGDCLRPGRRRKWVTACGARLWRLQVLSSMARRPRSSRAWHFVLSAARRDADARAVALAGTTNRGYDSDGQHSDSDSDPESSSLPPSIPSAVPVTGESFCDCESQSEAPFCSSPHTTHRGKDCRCGEEDEYFDWVWDDLNKSSAALLSCDNRKVSFHMEYSCGTAAIRGTKELGDGQHFWEIKMTSPVYGTDMMVGIGTSDVDLDKYHHTFCSLLGRDEDSWGLSYTGVAATRLRNRRFYPMVCSTAARSSMKVIRACATATSLQYLCCSRLRQLRPDSGDTLEGLPLPPGLKQVLRDKLGWVLSMNCSRRKPPASPPGTPSLEARPCRRKRCRRT; translated from the exons ATGCAGCGCGGGGGCGGGGATTGTTTACGTCCCGGTCGGAGACGAAAGTGGGTCACAGCCTGCGGAGCGCGGCTGTGGCGGCTGCAG GTCCTCTCTAGCATGGCCAGACGTCCGAGGAGTAGCAGGGCATGGCATTTTGTCTTGAGCGCAGCCCGCCGGGATGCTGATGCCCGGGCTGTGGCCCTGGCAGGCACCACTAACCGGGGCTATGACTCTGATGGGCAG CACAGTGACTCCGATTCTGACCCTGAGTCCTCATCCCTGCCACCATCCATCCCCAGTGCTGTGCCTGTGACAGGGGAGTCCTTCTGTGACTGTGAGAGCCAGAGCGAGGCCCCCTTCTGCAGCAGCCCACATACCACGCACCGTGGCAAGGACTGCCGCTGTGGAGAAGAGGATGAGT ACTTTGACTGGGTCTGGGATGACCTGAATAAGTCCTCAGCTGCCCTGCTAAGCTGTGACAACCGCAAGGTCAGCTTCCATATGGAGTATAGCTGTGGTACCGCAGCCATCCGGGGCACCAAGGAGCTGGGGGATGGCCAACACTTCTGGGAAATTAAGATGACCTCACCTGTCTATGGCACTGATATG ATGGTGGGCATTGGGACGTCAGACGTGGACCTGGACAAGTACCATCACACCTTCTGCAGCCTGCTTGGCAGGGACGAGGACAGCTGGGGCCTCTCCTACACGG GAGTGGCAGCCACCAGACTGAGGAACAGGAGGTTCTACCCAATGGTGTGCTCCACAGCGGCCAGAAGCAGCATGAAGGTGATCCGTGCCTGTGCCACCGCCACCTCCCTGCAGTACCTGTGCTGCTCCCGCCTGCGCCAGTTGCGCCCTGACTCAGGGGACACCCTTGAGGGCCTGCCCCTGCCACCTGGTCTCAAGCAGGTGCTGCGTGACAAGTTGGGCTGGGTCTTGAGCATGAACTGCAGTCGGCGCAAGCCCCCAGCGTCCCCACCTGGTACCCCCAGCctagaggccaggccctgccGAAGGAAGAGGTGCCGACGGACCTGA
- the Spsb3 gene encoding SPRY domain-containing SOCS box protein 3 isoform X1, giving the protein MQRGGGDCLRPGRRRKWVTACGARLWRLQVLSSMARRPRSSRAWHFVLSAARRDADARAVALAGTTNRGYDSDGQHSDSDSDPESSSLPPSIPSAVPVTGESFCDCESQSEAPFCSSPHTTHRGKDCRCGEEDEYFDWVWDDLNKSSAALLSCDNRKVSFHMEYSCGTAAIRGTKELGDGQHFWEIKMTSPVYGTDMMVGIGTSDVDLDKYHHTFCSLLGRDEDSWGLSYTGLLHHKGDKTSFSSRFGQGSIIGVHLDAWHGTLTFFKNRKCIGVAATRLRNRRFYPMVCSTAARSSMKVIRACATATSLQYLCCSRLRQLRPDSGDTLEGLPLPPGLKQVLRDKLGWVLSMNCSRRKPPASPPGTPSLEARPCRRKRCRRT; this is encoded by the exons ATGCAGCGCGGGGGCGGGGATTGTTTACGTCCCGGTCGGAGACGAAAGTGGGTCACAGCCTGCGGAGCGCGGCTGTGGCGGCTGCAG GTCCTCTCTAGCATGGCCAGACGTCCGAGGAGTAGCAGGGCATGGCATTTTGTCTTGAGCGCAGCCCGCCGGGATGCTGATGCCCGGGCTGTGGCCCTGGCAGGCACCACTAACCGGGGCTATGACTCTGATGGGCAG CACAGTGACTCCGATTCTGACCCTGAGTCCTCATCCCTGCCACCATCCATCCCCAGTGCTGTGCCTGTGACAGGGGAGTCCTTCTGTGACTGTGAGAGCCAGAGCGAGGCCCCCTTCTGCAGCAGCCCACATACCACGCACCGTGGCAAGGACTGCCGCTGTGGAGAAGAGGATGAGT ACTTTGACTGGGTCTGGGATGACCTGAATAAGTCCTCAGCTGCCCTGCTAAGCTGTGACAACCGCAAGGTCAGCTTCCATATGGAGTATAGCTGTGGTACCGCAGCCATCCGGGGCACCAAGGAGCTGGGGGATGGCCAACACTTCTGGGAAATTAAGATGACCTCACCTGTCTATGGCACTGATATG ATGGTGGGCATTGGGACGTCAGACGTGGACCTGGACAAGTACCATCACACCTTCTGCAGCCTGCTTGGCAGGGACGAGGACAGCTGGGGCCTCTCCTACACGG GGCTCCTCCACCATAAGGGTGACAAGACCAGCTTCTCATCACGGTTTGGCCAAGGCTCCATCATTGGTGTGCACCTGGATGCCTGGCACGGGACGCTGACTTTCTTTAAGAACAGGAAATGCATAG GAGTGGCAGCCACCAGACTGAGGAACAGGAGGTTCTACCCAATGGTGTGCTCCACAGCGGCCAGAAGCAGCATGAAGGTGATCCGTGCCTGTGCCACCGCCACCTCCCTGCAGTACCTGTGCTGCTCCCGCCTGCGCCAGTTGCGCCCTGACTCAGGGGACACCCTTGAGGGCCTGCCCCTGCCACCTGGTCTCAAGCAGGTGCTGCGTGACAAGTTGGGCTGGGTCTTGAGCATGAACTGCAGTCGGCGCAAGCCCCCAGCGTCCCCACCTGGTACCCCCAGCctagaggccaggccctgccGAAGGAAGAGGTGCCGACGGACCTGA
- the Nubp2 gene encoding cytosolic Fe-S cluster assembly factor NUBP2 isoform X2, with protein sequence MEATGELAGEDPNAGLEPGNLSGVRHIILVLSGKGGVGKSTISTELALALRHEGKKVGILDVDLCGPSIPRMLQAQGRAVHQCDSGWVPVFVDQEQSISLMSVGFLLERPDEAVVWRGPKKSALIKQFVSDVAWGELDYLVVDTPPGTSDEHMAAVEALRPYRPLGALVVTTPQAVSVGDVRRELTFCRKTGLQVMGVVENMSGFACPHCAVSLAFSMVSE encoded by the exons ATGGAGGCTACTGGTGAACTTGCGGGCGAGGACCCCAATGCGGGCCTGG AGCCTGGGAACCTGTCTGGCGTGCGGCACATCATCCTTGTTCTCTCTGGGAAGGGGGGCGTTGGGAAGAGCACCATCTCTACAGAGCTGGCCCTGGCACTGCGCCACGAGGGCAAGAAG GTAGGGATCCTGGATGTGGACCTTTGTGGCCCCAGCATTCCACGCATGCTCCAGGCACAGGGCAGGGCCGTGCACCAGTGTGACAGTGGCTGGGTGCCTGTCTTTGTGGATCAGGAGCAGAGCATCTCCCTCATGTCTGTGGGCTTCCTGCTGGAGAGGCCAGATGAAGCCGTGGTGTGGAGAGGTCCCAAGAAGAGTG CACTGATAAAGCAGTTTGTGTCTGATGTGGCCTGGGGAGAGCTGGACTACCTAGTTGTGGACACACCCCCCGGCACCTCTGATGAGCACATGGCCGCCGTGGAAGCCCTGCGCCCTTACAGGCCCCTGGGGGCCCTCGTGGTCACCACACCGCAG GCAGTGTCTGTTGGGGATGTGAGGCGGGAGCTGACCTTCTGCAGGAAGACAGGGCTGCAGGTTATGGGGGTCGTGGAGAACATGAGTGGCTTCGCCTGCCCACACTGTGCC GTCTCCCTGGCCTTCAGCATGGTGAGCGAGTGA
- the Spsb3 gene encoding SPRY domain-containing SOCS box protein 3 isoform X2 yields the protein MARRPRSSRAWHFVLSAARRDADARAVALAGTTNRGYDSDGQHSDSDSDPESSSLPPSIPSAVPVTGESFCDCESQSEAPFCSSPHTTHRGKDCRCGEEDEYFDWVWDDLNKSSAALLSCDNRKVSFHMEYSCGTAAIRGTKELGDGQHFWEIKMTSPVYGTDMMVGIGTSDVDLDKYHHTFCSLLGRDEDSWGLSYTGLLHHKGDKTSFSSRFGQGSIIGVHLDAWHGTLTFFKNRKCIGVAATRLRNRRFYPMVCSTAARSSMKVIRACATATSLQYLCCSRLRQLRPDSGDTLEGLPLPPGLKQVLRDKLGWVLSMNCSRRKPPASPPGTPSLEARPCRRKRCRRT from the exons ATGGCCAGACGTCCGAGGAGTAGCAGGGCATGGCATTTTGTCTTGAGCGCAGCCCGCCGGGATGCTGATGCCCGGGCTGTGGCCCTGGCAGGCACCACTAACCGGGGCTATGACTCTGATGGGCAG CACAGTGACTCCGATTCTGACCCTGAGTCCTCATCCCTGCCACCATCCATCCCCAGTGCTGTGCCTGTGACAGGGGAGTCCTTCTGTGACTGTGAGAGCCAGAGCGAGGCCCCCTTCTGCAGCAGCCCACATACCACGCACCGTGGCAAGGACTGCCGCTGTGGAGAAGAGGATGAGT ACTTTGACTGGGTCTGGGATGACCTGAATAAGTCCTCAGCTGCCCTGCTAAGCTGTGACAACCGCAAGGTCAGCTTCCATATGGAGTATAGCTGTGGTACCGCAGCCATCCGGGGCACCAAGGAGCTGGGGGATGGCCAACACTTCTGGGAAATTAAGATGACCTCACCTGTCTATGGCACTGATATG ATGGTGGGCATTGGGACGTCAGACGTGGACCTGGACAAGTACCATCACACCTTCTGCAGCCTGCTTGGCAGGGACGAGGACAGCTGGGGCCTCTCCTACACGG GGCTCCTCCACCATAAGGGTGACAAGACCAGCTTCTCATCACGGTTTGGCCAAGGCTCCATCATTGGTGTGCACCTGGATGCCTGGCACGGGACGCTGACTTTCTTTAAGAACAGGAAATGCATAG GAGTGGCAGCCACCAGACTGAGGAACAGGAGGTTCTACCCAATGGTGTGCTCCACAGCGGCCAGAAGCAGCATGAAGGTGATCCGTGCCTGTGCCACCGCCACCTCCCTGCAGTACCTGTGCTGCTCCCGCCTGCGCCAGTTGCGCCCTGACTCAGGGGACACCCTTGAGGGCCTGCCCCTGCCACCTGGTCTCAAGCAGGTGCTGCGTGACAAGTTGGGCTGGGTCTTGAGCATGAACTGCAGTCGGCGCAAGCCCCCAGCGTCCCCACCTGGTACCCCCAGCctagaggccaggccctgccGAAGGAAGAGGTGCCGACGGACCTGA
- the Eme2 gene encoding probable crossover junction endonuclease EME2: MAEVRPERAARSRRAQRRPPTWEVSDSEAEGDGSAEAGARARGVAGERRAAAWRPEQALQRLVVRVDPAVLEDTRADVLMEALGALDCECRIEPQRRARSLRWSGVRHDPGRVAPEVWATEEQELLLLLLLEPEEFLQGTAQLTQTEGPPCPVPWISPESPAHPHLAVIGLDAHLWSCQPSAQGMQQLQNSEVVQAKEAVSWPEVEEALVLLQLRADLDVLLVASWQELTQHVCAYTKALAQLPSKQCWDSQAFSFCTAGRWAAGQQVARDGSGLRGVWWRQIRQFNRVSPAVADAIVTAFPSPRLLQQALMACSTEQERLGLLADLPVEASKGRQSRRVGPDLSRRICLFLTTTSPDLLLDLGS, from the exons ATGGCGGAGGTGCGACCCGAGAGGGCCGCGCGCTCGCGCCGAGCCCAGCGGCGGCCCCCGACCTGGGAGGTGTCGGACTCTGAGGCGGAGGGCGACGGCTCTGCAGAGGCCGGAGCGCGGGCTCGGGGCGTGGCGGGGGAGCGCAGGGCGGCGGCGTGGCGGCCCGAGCAGGCTCTGCAGCGCCTGGTGGTGCGCGTGGACCCAG CCGTGCTGGAGGACACTCGTGCTGACGTCCTAATGGAGGCTCTGGGCGCCCTGGACTGTGAATGCCGCATCGAGCCGCAGCGCCGGGCCCGCAGCCTGCGGTGGAGCGGAGTGAGGCACGACCCCGGCAGA GTGGCTCCTGAGGTGTGGGCTACAGAGGAACAGGAActactactgctgctgctgctggagccTGAGGAGTTTCTGCAGGGCACTGCCCAGCTGACCCAG ACAGAAGGCCCACCCTGTCCGGTGCCTTGGATCTCTCCTGAGagccctgcccacccccacctggCTGTCATAGGGCTGGATGCCCACCTATG GTCTTGCCAGCCCAGTGCCCAGGGGATGCAGCAGCTGCAGAATTCAGAGGTGGTCCAGGCCAAGGAGGCTGTCAGCTGGCCGGAAGTGGAGGAG GCTCTGGTGCTCCTTCAGCTCCGTGCAGACCTGGATGTGCTACTGGTGGCCTCCTGGCAAGAGCTGACTCAGCATGTGTGTGCCTACACCAAGGCCCTTGCCCAGCTCCCCTCTAA GCAGTGCTGGGACTCCCAGGCCTTTTCCTTCTGCACAGCAGGTCGCTGGGCTGCAGGCCAGCAGGTGGCCAGAGATGGCTCTGGGTTGCGTGGGGTTTGGTGGAGACAGATCAGGCAGTTTAACCGGGTCAGCCCTGCTGTGGCAGATGCCATTGTCACCGCCTTCCCCTCCCCACGCCTTCTGCAGCAG GCGCTCATGGCCTGCAGCACAGAACAGGAACGTCTGGGCCTCCTGGCTGACCTCCCTGTGGAGGCCAGCAAAGGCAGACAGTCCCGAAGGGTGGGGCCTGACCTTTCCCGTCGCATCTGCCTGTTCCTGACCACCACCAGCCCTGACCTGCTACTGGACCTGGGCTCCTGA
- the Nubp2 gene encoding cytosolic Fe-S cluster assembly factor NUBP2 isoform X1 translates to MEATGELAGEDPNAGLEPGNLSGVRHIILVLSGKGGVGKSTISTELALALRHEGKKVGILDVDLCGPSIPRMLQAQGRAVHQCDSGWVPVFVDQEQSISLMSVGFLLERPDEAVVWRGPKKSALIKQFVSDVAWGELDYLVVDTPPGTSDEHMAAVEALRPYRPLGALVVTTPQAVSVGDVRRELTFCRKTGLQVMGVVENMSGFACPHCAECTNIFSRGGGEELARLAGVPFLGSVPLDPELSRSLEEGRDFIQEFPKSPAFPALASIAREVLNATPALLS, encoded by the exons ATGGAGGCTACTGGTGAACTTGCGGGCGAGGACCCCAATGCGGGCCTGG AGCCTGGGAACCTGTCTGGCGTGCGGCACATCATCCTTGTTCTCTCTGGGAAGGGGGGCGTTGGGAAGAGCACCATCTCTACAGAGCTGGCCCTGGCACTGCGCCACGAGGGCAAGAAG GTAGGGATCCTGGATGTGGACCTTTGTGGCCCCAGCATTCCACGCATGCTCCAGGCACAGGGCAGGGCCGTGCACCAGTGTGACAGTGGCTGGGTGCCTGTCTTTGTGGATCAGGAGCAGAGCATCTCCCTCATGTCTGTGGGCTTCCTGCTGGAGAGGCCAGATGAAGCCGTGGTGTGGAGAGGTCCCAAGAAGAGTG CACTGATAAAGCAGTTTGTGTCTGATGTGGCCTGGGGAGAGCTGGACTACCTAGTTGTGGACACACCCCCCGGCACCTCTGATGAGCACATGGCCGCCGTGGAAGCCCTGCGCCCTTACAGGCCCCTGGGGGCCCTCGTGGTCACCACACCGCAG GCAGTGTCTGTTGGGGATGTGAGGCGGGAGCTGACCTTCTGCAGGAAGACAGGGCTGCAGGTTATGGGGGTCGTGGAGAACATGAGTGGCTTCGCCTGCCCACACTGTGCC GAGTGCACCAACATTTTCTCCAGAGGTGGCGGGGAGGAGCTGGCTCGGCTTGCCGGAGTTCCCTTCTTAG GCTCTGTGCCCCTGGATCCTGAGCTCAGCAGGAGCCTGGAAGAGGGCCGCGACTTCATCCAGGAGTTCCCCAAGAGCCCCGCGTTTCCTGCACTCGCCTCCATAGCCCGGGAAGTTCTAAATGCCACACCTGCTCTGCTCTCCTGA
- the Igfals gene encoding insulin-like growth factor-binding protein complex acid labile subunit, protein MACREGGPALLALLVSWTALGPCGLGGAEPRVLADTEGPQCPAICICSYEDDTGELNVFCSSRNLTHLPIGIPDGTRALWLDGNNLSSIPPAAFQNLSNLDFLNLQGNRLSGLEPQTLLGLQNLYHLHLERNQLRSLAAGSFVHTRSLASLSLGNNLLGRLEEGLFQGLPHLWDLNLGWNSLVVLPDTVFQGLGSLRELVLAGNKLAYLQPALFCGLGELRELDLSRNALRSIKASVFVKLPRLQKLHLDRNLITALAPGAFLGMRALRWLDLSHNRVASLPEDAFPGLLGLHVLRLAHNAIGSLRPRTFKDLHFLEELQLGHNRIRQLAEKTFEGLGQLEVLTLNDNQIQEVKAGAFLGLFNVAVVNLSGNCLRTLSGQVFRGLATLHSLHLEGSCLGRLGPQTFAGLSGLRRLFLKRSGISSLEERSLGGLHSLQELDLTSNQLSHLPGGLFQGLSQLEYLLLSGNQLSALPADLLRPLQRAFWLDLSHNRLEVLPEGLFSTLGQLRYLSLRNNSLQTFLPQPPGLERLWLEGNPWDCRCPLQALRDFALQNPSVVPRSVQAVCEGDDCQPRYTYNNITCASPANVSGLDLRDVGEDHFAHC, encoded by the exons ATGGCCTGCAGGGAAG gaggcccagccctgctggcACTGCTGGTCTCCTGGACAGCACTGGGCCCCTGTGGCCTGGGTGGAGCAGAGCCCAGAGTGCTGGCAGACACCGAGGGCCCACAGTGCCCGGCCATCTGCATCTGCAGCTATGAGGACGACACGGGGGAGCTCAACGTTTTCTGCAGCTCGAGGAACCTCACGCACCTGCCCATCGGTATCCCAGATGGCACCAGGGCCCTGTGGCTTGATGGCAACAACCTCTCTTCCATCCCCCCAGCGGCCTTCCAGAACCTGTCCAACCTGGACTTCCTCAACCTGCAGGGCAACCGTCTGAGTGGCCTGGAGCCACAGACGCTCCTGGGCCTGCAGAACCTGTACCACCTTCACCTGGAGAGGAACCAGCTGCGGAGCCTGGCAGCTGGCTCGTTCGTGCACACACGCAGCCTGGCCTCGCTCAGCCTCGGCAACAACCTGCTCGGCAGGCTGGAGGAGGGCCTcttccagggcctcccacatcTCTGGGACCTCAACCTCGGCTGGAACAGCCTGGTTGTGCTGCCTGACACGGTGTTCCAGGGCCTGGGCAGCCTCCGTGAGCTGGTGCTGGCTGGCAACAAGCTGGCCTACCTGCAGCCGGCGCTCTTCTGCGGCCTGGGAGAGCTGCGGGAGCTGGATCTGAGCAGGAACGCACTGCGCAGCATAAAGGCCAGCGTCTTCGTGAAGCTGCCCCGGCTGCAAAAGCTCCACCTGGACCGCAACCTCATCAcagccctggcccctggagccttCTTGGGCATGAGGGCGCTGCGCTGGCTGGATCTGTCGCACAACCGTGTGGCCAGCCTCCCAGAGGACGCCTTCCCTGGCCTGCTGGGCCTGCACGTGCTGCGCCTGGCACACAATGCCATTGGCAGCCTCCGGCCTCGCACCTTCAAGGACCTGCACTTCCTGGAAGAGCTGCAGCTGGGGCACAACCGCATCCGGCAGCTGGCAGAGAAGACGTTTGAGGGCCTAGGGCAGCTGGAGGTGCTCACGCTCAACGACAACCAGATCCAGGAGGTCAAGGCGGGTGCCTTCCTCGGCCTCTTCAATGTGGCTGTTGTGAACCTCTCTGGCAACTGCCTGCGGACCCTCTCAGGACAGGTGTTCCGGGGCCTGGCCACACTGCACAGCCTTCACCTGGAGGGCAGCTGCCTGGGCCGTCTGGGCCCCCAGACCTTCGCAGGCCTATCAGGGCTGCGCAGGCTCTTCCTCAAGCGCAGTGGCATCTCCAGCCTTGAGGAGCGGAGCCTGGGAGGGCTGCACTCGCTCCAGGAGCTGGATCTTACCTCCAACCAGCTCTCACACCTGCCCGGGGGGCTCTTCCAGGGCCTCAGCCAGCTGGAGTACCTGCTGCTCTCCGGCAACCAGCTATCAGCCCTGCCTGCAGACCTCCTGCGGCCCCTGCAGCGGGCCTTCTGGCTGGACCTCTCTCACAATCGCCTGGAAGTGCTGCCTGAGGGCCTCTTCTCCACACTGGGCCAGTTGCGCTACCTCAGTCTCAGGAACAACTCCCTGCAGaccttcctgccacagcctccaggCCTGGAGCGCCTGTGGCTTGAGGGCAATCCCTGGGACTGTCGCTGCCCACTCCAGGCGCTAAGGGACTTTGCCCTGCAGAACCCCAGTGTTGTGCCCCGCTCTGTCCAGGCTGTCTGTGAGGGTGACGACTGCCAGCCCAGGTACACTTACAACAACATCACCTGTGCCAGCCCTGCCAACGTCTCGGGCCTCGACCTGCGGGATGTTGGCGAGGACCACTTTGCACACTGCTGA
- the Mrps34 gene encoding small ribosomal subunit protein mS34, with amino-acid sequence MARKKVRPRLIAELARRVRALREQRERPRDSQLYALDYETLTRPHSGRRLPVRAWADVRRESRLLQLLARLPLFGLGRLVTRKSWLWQHDEPCYWRLTRVRPDFTAQNLDHGKAWGVLTFKGKTEAEAREIEHVMYHDWRLVPKHEEEAFAAFTPGTEDSPRPVPYPPLLRAMILAQRKKSGDTSAEEPLLNLERTRADPWDYPAKQEAKGRVKRTPV; translated from the exons ATGGCGCGGAAGAAGGTGCGGCCGCGCCTGATCGCCGAGCTGGCCCGCCGCGTGCGCGCTCTGCGCGAACAGCGGGAGCGTCCGCGCGACTCGCAGCTCTACGCCCTGGACTACGAGACCCTGACGCGGCCGCACTCGGGCCGCCGGCTGCCAGTGCGCGCTTGGGCCGACGTGCGCCGCGAGAGCCGCCTCCTGCAGCTGCTCGCCCGCCTCCCGCTCTTTGGCCTGGGCCGCCTGGTCACGCGCAAGTCCTGGCTGTGGCAGCACGACGAGCCTTGCTACTGGCGCCTCACGCGCGTGCGGCCGGACTTCACCGCGCAG AACTTGGACCACGGGAAGGCCTGGGGCGTCCTGACCTTCAAAG GGAAGACGGAGGCCGAGGCCCGGGAGATCGAGCATGTCATGTACCACGACTGGCGGTTGGTACCCAAGCACGAGGAGGAGGCTTTCGCCGCCTTCACTCCTGGGACGGAGGATAGTCCGCGCCCCGTGCCCTACCCACCGCTGCTCCGGGCCATGATCCTGGCTCAACGGAAGAAAAGCGGGGACACCAGCGCGGAGGAGCCCCTGCTGAACCTGGAGAGGACTCGTGCGGACCCTTGGGACTACCCTGCGAAACAGGAGGCCAAGGGGCGGGTCAAGCGGACCCCGGTCTAA